In Actinomycetes bacterium, a genomic segment contains:
- a CDS encoding vitamin K epoxide reductase family protein, with the protein MAVVSRTPQSGRAAAPEPEAPPTSGGRGWWAAVLVAGLAGVVFTGIQIVEKIAISDQPSTVLSCDINSVVSCSSVLTAWQSSVLGPPNALVGAVLFALLASGGLAGVLGSRASRSYLLTLWGLAVFFLGFASWFMYQTAFRIGALCIWCTGIVTAVVVISAALTRLNHRRRTLGEGSAGRALDLVVHSNGDLIVWAGWWIVLAVLVWAGLAG; encoded by the coding sequence GTGGCCGTTGTGTCCCGCACGCCCCAGTCCGGGCGCGCCGCCGCGCCCGAGCCGGAGGCCCCGCCCACCAGCGGTGGCCGCGGCTGGTGGGCCGCCGTCCTGGTGGCCGGGCTGGCCGGCGTCGTCTTCACCGGCATCCAGATCGTCGAGAAGATCGCGATCAGCGACCAGCCGTCGACCGTGCTGTCCTGCGACATCAACTCGGTGGTGTCCTGCAGCAGCGTGCTCACCGCGTGGCAGTCGTCGGTGCTGGGGCCGCCGAACGCCCTCGTCGGTGCGGTCCTGTTCGCGCTGCTCGCCTCCGGCGGGCTGGCTGGGGTGCTCGGCAGCCGGGCCAGCCGCTCCTACCTGCTCACGCTGTGGGGGCTGGCCGTCTTCTTCCTCGGCTTCGCCTCGTGGTTCATGTACCAGACGGCGTTTCGCATCGGTGCGCTGTGCATCTGGTGCACCGGGATCGTGACGGCGGTGGTCGTCATCAGTGCCGCGCTGACCCGGCTGAACCACCGGCGGCGGACGCTGGGCGAGGGGTCGGCCGGCCGGGCGCTGGACCTCGTGGTGCACTCCAACGGCGACCTCATCGTGTGGGCCGGCTGGTGGATCGTGCTCGCGGTGCTCGTCTGGGCCGGCCTGGCCGGCTGA
- a CDS encoding aldehyde dehydrogenase family protein has translation MTGTDRLVSRNPAHLDEVVADVVLASADDLVAAARSAKAAQPDWAAIPAPVRGRVIAQVGRLVEANKEALAALVTREIGKPYGEALGEVQEVVDTCDFFLGEGRRMYGQTVPSEMPDKQLMTYRMPVGVAVIITAPNFPLAVPSWYLVPALLAGNAVVWKPAEATPAIAAAFTEIFRAGGVPEGVLSAVLADGPATFTGLSRALDAGLVDKIGFTGSTAVGRAIGELAGRHLQSPCLELGGKNPMVVMADADLDLAVEGALFSGFGTAGQRCTSLGTVWVQRPVYEEFKRRFLAAAESAVLGEPTGDVLYGPMISQRYLDNHLRNLELVAEHHTVHGSTGVGRITSDNPRVGFVGDPDAGIYAHPTVVEGVRPGDALYDTETFGPLVGLGVFDTLDEAIELCNGTGYGLSSSIYMTAMSPAWAFRARIGAGMVSINNSTSGAEAHLPFGGNGRSGNGSRQSGVWVLDQFTRWQAVNWDWSGRLQKAQMDVAELPWDPGFRLG, from the coding sequence GTGACTGGAACCGACCGCCTCGTGTCCCGCAACCCCGCCCACCTGGACGAGGTCGTCGCCGACGTCGTGCTCGCCAGCGCCGACGACCTCGTCGCCGCCGCCCGCTCCGCCAAGGCCGCCCAGCCGGACTGGGCCGCGATCCCGGCCCCCGTCCGCGGCCGGGTGATCGCCCAGGTCGGCCGGCTGGTCGAGGCCAACAAGGAGGCGCTGGCCGCGCTCGTCACCCGGGAGATCGGCAAGCCCTACGGCGAGGCGCTGGGCGAGGTGCAGGAGGTCGTCGACACCTGCGACTTCTTCCTCGGCGAGGGCCGCCGGATGTACGGGCAGACCGTGCCCAGCGAGATGCCGGACAAGCAGCTGATGACCTACCGGATGCCGGTCGGCGTCGCGGTCATCATCACGGCGCCGAACTTCCCGCTCGCCGTTCCGTCCTGGTACCTCGTGCCCGCGCTGCTGGCCGGCAACGCCGTGGTGTGGAAGCCGGCCGAGGCCACGCCGGCGATCGCGGCCGCGTTCACCGAGATCTTCCGGGCGGGCGGCGTGCCCGAGGGCGTGCTCTCCGCCGTGCTGGCCGACGGCCCGGCCACGTTCACCGGGCTGTCCCGGGCGTTGGACGCCGGGCTGGTCGACAAGATCGGCTTCACTGGGTCGACCGCAGTGGGCCGGGCCATCGGCGAGCTGGCCGGTCGGCACCTGCAGAGCCCCTGCCTCGAGCTGGGCGGCAAGAACCCCATGGTGGTGATGGCCGACGCCGACCTCGACCTGGCCGTCGAGGGCGCACTGTTCTCCGGGTTCGGCACCGCGGGGCAGCGCTGCACCTCGCTGGGCACCGTGTGGGTGCAGCGCCCGGTCTACGAGGAGTTCAAGCGCCGCTTCCTGGCCGCCGCCGAGTCCGCGGTGCTCGGCGAGCCCACCGGCGACGTCCTCTACGGCCCGATGATCAGCCAGCGCTACCTGGACAACCACCTGCGCAACCTCGAGCTGGTCGCCGAGCACCACACTGTGCACGGCTCCACCGGCGTCGGCCGGATCACCTCGGACAACCCGCGGGTCGGCTTCGTCGGCGACCCGGACGCCGGCATCTACGCGCACCCCACCGTGGTCGAGGGGGTCCGTCCGGGCGACGCGCTGTACGACACCGAGACGTTCGGTCCGCTCGTCGGGCTCGGCGTGTTCGACACTCTCGACGAGGCGATCGAGCTGTGCAACGGCACCGGGTACGGGCTGTCCAGCTCCATCTACATGACGGCGATGTCACCCGCCTGGGCTTTCCGGGCGCGTATCGGCGCGGGCATGGTGAGTATCAACAACTCGACGTCCGGCGCGGAGGCGCACCTCCCGTTCGGCGGCAATGGCCGCAGCGGGAACGGCTCCAGGCAGTCGGGGGTGTGGGTGCTCGACCAGTTCACCCGTTGGCAAGCGGTCAACTGGGACTGGAGCGGCCGTTTGCAGAAGGCGCAGATGGACGTCGCCGAGCTCCCCTGGGACCCCGGCTTCCGGCTCGGCTGA
- a CDS encoding ABC transporter permease subunit: protein MSTSSQTVVLTGRSASERWRSVSAWGLGLAAMAAIELAVYPSIAKSGAAMQQYVDQWPEAFKQAFGLQDYATGAGFLNAEMFSMIVPLGLIAVALGAAAAATAGEEERGTLDLLMSLPVRRWNVVLAKTLGMVIGVVVVGVVLVVTIVIGAPMVDLEVTAGHVTAATLMCGLLGLLFGAVGLLLGALTGHRAVALGAGMGLALAAFLLNVLAPMADWLTPWQKLSPFYWALDNKPLASGVDWAGAGLMLGLTAMLVAAAAVAFERRDISTR from the coding sequence ATGTCCACTAGCAGCCAGACGGTCGTGCTGACCGGACGCAGCGCCAGCGAACGGTGGCGCTCGGTGAGCGCGTGGGGCCTCGGCCTCGCGGCCATGGCCGCGATTGAGCTGGCGGTGTACCCGTCGATCGCCAAGTCCGGCGCGGCCATGCAGCAGTACGTCGACCAGTGGCCGGAGGCGTTCAAGCAGGCGTTCGGTCTGCAGGACTACGCGACCGGCGCGGGGTTCCTGAACGCCGAGATGTTCAGCATGATCGTGCCGCTCGGGCTGATCGCGGTGGCGCTGGGCGCCGCGGCCGCGGCCACCGCCGGTGAGGAGGAGCGCGGGACCTTGGACCTGCTGATGTCCCTGCCGGTGCGCCGCTGGAACGTGGTGCTGGCCAAGACGCTGGGGATGGTCATCGGGGTGGTCGTCGTCGGCGTTGTGCTGGTCGTGACGATCGTGATCGGCGCGCCCATGGTCGACCTCGAGGTGACGGCCGGGCACGTGACGGCGGCCACGCTGATGTGCGGGCTGCTCGGCCTGCTCTTCGGAGCAGTGGGCCTGCTGCTCGGGGCCCTCACCGGGCACCGGGCCGTGGCGCTGGGGGCCGGGATGGGGCTGGCCCTGGCCGCGTTCCTGCTCAACGTGCTGGCGCCGATGGCGGACTGGCTGACGCCGTGGCAGAAGCTGTCGCCGTTCTACTGGGCGCTGGACAACAAGCCGCTGGCCAGCGGCGTCGACTGGGCCGGGGCCGGGCTGATGCTCGGGCTGACCGCCATGCTGGTGGCGGCGGCCGCGGTGGCCTTCGAGCGCCGGGACATCAGCACCCGCTAG
- a CDS encoding TraR/DksA C4-type zinc finger protein, with the protein MSTGETGVAAVLAAKQAEVEAEVAALSAPPEDTGGIGFGKRVGDGTSIAVERLALVAAHGRMVVLLAEIRRARAKLDEGSYGRCDTCGAPIPEGRLEALPWAVQCVACASRPT; encoded by the coding sequence ATGAGCACCGGTGAGACCGGGGTGGCCGCCGTCCTCGCGGCCAAGCAGGCCGAGGTCGAGGCCGAGGTCGCCGCTCTGTCGGCGCCGCCGGAGGACACCGGCGGCATCGGCTTCGGCAAGCGGGTCGGCGACGGGACGTCGATCGCGGTCGAGCGGCTGGCGCTGGTCGCCGCGCACGGCCGGATGGTGGTGCTGCTGGCCGAGATCCGCCGGGCGAGGGCCAAGCTCGACGAGGGCAGCTACGGCCGCTGCGACACCTGCGGGGCGCCGATCCCGGAGGGCCGGCTCGAGGCGCTGCCGTGGGCGGTCCAGTGCGTGGCCTGCGCCAGCCGCCCCACCTGA
- a CDS encoding EamA family transporter, with the protein MVEAIVPVPSAPSVPDPRLRTGYAMAVCASVLFAVNGSVSKVMLLGGMPAQRLTELRSAGAFVGLLVLLALTRPRSLKVTARELPMLALFGVAGFALVQWLYFVAIVRLPVAIALLLEYTAPLLVALWVRFVGREPVRRRLWVGLALALLGLALVAEVWGGVQLDGLGVLAALGAAVSLAVYFVVGEHSVSSRDPLSLTCYAFGFSTLLWTLVQPWWTFPWSLLGTDVSMLGNLADVHLPMWTLAIWLVALGTIVPFSLIIGSLRHLRATQAGIVGMTEPVVATLVAFVWLAEALGPAQLLGGAVVLFGVVLAETARPAPVDLSDG; encoded by the coding sequence GTGGTCGAGGCGATCGTTCCGGTGCCGTCGGCGCCGTCGGTGCCCGACCCGCGGCTGCGCACCGGCTACGCGATGGCGGTCTGCGCATCGGTGCTGTTCGCCGTCAACGGCTCGGTCTCGAAGGTCATGCTGCTCGGTGGGATGCCGGCTCAGCGGCTCACCGAGCTGCGGTCGGCCGGTGCGTTCGTCGGCCTGCTCGTGCTGCTCGCGCTGACCCGGCCACGCAGCCTGAAGGTGACCGCCCGCGAGCTGCCCATGCTGGCGCTGTTCGGGGTGGCCGGCTTCGCGCTGGTGCAGTGGCTGTACTTCGTGGCCATCGTGCGGCTGCCGGTGGCCATAGCGCTGCTGCTGGAGTACACCGCCCCGCTGCTCGTCGCGCTGTGGGTCCGGTTCGTGGGCCGGGAGCCGGTCCGCCGCCGGCTGTGGGTCGGGCTGGCGCTGGCGCTGCTCGGTCTGGCACTCGTGGCCGAGGTCTGGGGCGGGGTGCAGCTGGACGGCCTGGGCGTGCTGGCCGCCCTCGGAGCCGCCGTCTCGCTGGCGGTCTACTTCGTCGTCGGGGAGCACTCGGTGTCCTCACGCGATCCTCTGTCGCTGACCTGCTACGCGTTCGGGTTCTCGACTCTGCTGTGGACGCTCGTCCAGCCCTGGTGGACCTTCCCCTGGTCCCTGCTGGGCACCGACGTGTCGATGCTCGGCAACCTGGCCGACGTCCACCTGCCGATGTGGACGCTGGCGATCTGGCTGGTAGCGCTCGGCACCATCGTGCCGTTCAGCCTGATCATCGGCTCGCTGCGGCACCTGCGCGCCACCCAGGCCGGCATCGTCGGCATGACCGAGCCGGTGGTCGCCACCCTGGTCGCGTTCGTCTGGCTGGCCGAGGCACTGGGCCCGGCCCAGCTCCTCGGCGGCGCCGTGGTGCTGTTCGGCGTCGTCCTGGCCGAGACCGCCCGCCCCGCGCCCGTCGACTTGTCCGACGGCTAG
- a CDS encoding TetR/AcrR family transcriptional regulator gives MSDGTRRTILDTAAAVLGRHSGASLADIATAAGVGRTTVHRYFATRTDLLHALALDALERVEQAVTAARPNADEPLAVIVERVATGLLPLADEMHFLGTGAQVWDLPDLVERWYDVSRPLEDTVRRAQRSGEVRPDLPVAWVVDLFVAAVFAASDGIADGRLARRDAVPLVVGTLLDGVGTSAGTAARSRS, from the coding sequence ATGAGTGACGGCACCCGGCGAACCATCCTGGACACCGCGGCCGCCGTCCTCGGCAGGCACAGCGGCGCCTCGCTGGCCGACATCGCCACCGCCGCCGGTGTCGGGCGCACCACCGTGCACCGCTACTTCGCCACCCGGACCGACCTGCTGCACGCCCTCGCCCTGGACGCCCTCGAGCGGGTCGAGCAGGCCGTCACCGCGGCCCGGCCGAACGCCGACGAGCCGCTGGCCGTGATCGTCGAGCGGGTCGCCACCGGGCTGCTGCCGCTGGCCGACGAGATGCACTTCCTCGGCACCGGCGCGCAGGTGTGGGACCTGCCCGACCTGGTCGAGCGCTGGTACGACGTGAGCCGGCCGCTCGAGGACACCGTCCGGCGGGCCCAGCGCAGCGGCGAGGTGCGCCCCGACCTGCCGGTGGCCTGGGTGGTCGACCTGTTCGTGGCCGCGGTGTTCGCGGCCTCCGACGGCATCGCCGACGGCCGCCTCGCCCGCCGGGACGCCGTCCCGCTGGTGGTCGGCACCCTGCTGGACGGCGTCGGCACGAGCGCCGGCACCGCCGCCCGGAGCCGGTCGTGA
- a CDS encoding FAD-binding oxidoreductase codes for MPDRASVVIVGGGVIGTSIAFHLAEAGVRDVVLLEKGELAGGSTSKAAGGVRAQFSDEVNVRLGQRSLDAFAAFERRPGQAIDLHRVGYLFCLSRREDVATFELSVALQNRLGVPSRLVTPAEAQELSPLIETSDLLAAAYSPDDGHCAPESVVLGYATAARRLGASVLTGHEVTGIDVRGSQVVAVRTSRGVVATDTVVCAAGAWSGPVAAMAGVSLPVEPYRREIAVTGPVAGLPGWVEQPMPMTVDFASSFYFHREGPGLLMGISDPDEPAGFGEHRSPRFLELLAAAAAVRAPRVLDAGVRTGWAGLYEVTPDHNALVGSVESVGRFLYATGFSGHGFLQAPAVGEVVRDLYLSRSPVVDVTALSVERFGRAEERPEHNVV; via the coding sequence CTGCCCGATCGTGCCTCCGTCGTCATCGTGGGCGGGGGCGTGATCGGCACGTCGATCGCGTTCCACCTGGCCGAGGCGGGGGTGCGCGACGTCGTCCTGCTGGAGAAGGGCGAGCTGGCCGGCGGGTCGACGTCCAAGGCGGCCGGCGGCGTCCGGGCGCAGTTCTCCGACGAGGTGAACGTCCGGCTGGGGCAGCGGTCACTGGACGCGTTCGCGGCCTTCGAGCGGCGGCCCGGGCAGGCCATCGACCTGCACCGGGTGGGCTACCTGTTCTGCCTGTCCCGGCGGGAGGACGTCGCGACGTTCGAGCTGTCGGTGGCGCTGCAGAACCGGCTCGGGGTGCCGTCCCGGCTGGTCACGCCCGCCGAGGCGCAGGAGCTGTCGCCGCTCATCGAGACCTCCGACCTGCTGGCCGCGGCGTACTCGCCGGACGACGGCCACTGCGCGCCCGAGTCGGTGGTGCTCGGCTACGCGACCGCGGCCCGGCGGCTAGGGGCCAGCGTGCTCACCGGGCACGAGGTGACCGGGATCGACGTCCGCGGGTCGCAGGTCGTTGCGGTGCGCACCTCGCGCGGGGTGGTGGCGACCGACACGGTGGTGTGCGCGGCGGGTGCGTGGTCGGGGCCGGTCGCGGCGATGGCCGGCGTCTCACTGCCGGTGGAGCCGTACCGGCGTGAGATCGCCGTGACCGGACCGGTGGCCGGGCTGCCCGGGTGGGTGGAGCAGCCGATGCCGATGACCGTCGACTTCGCGTCGTCGTTCTACTTCCACCGGGAGGGACCGGGGCTGCTCATGGGGATCAGCGACCCGGACGAGCCGGCGGGGTTCGGCGAGCACCGGTCGCCGCGGTTCCTCGAGCTGCTGGCGGCGGCCGCGGCGGTGCGGGCGCCGCGGGTGCTGGACGCCGGCGTGCGCACCGGCTGGGCCGGGCTGTACGAGGTGACGCCGGACCACAACGCGCTGGTCGGCTCGGTGGAGTCGGTCGGGCGGTTCCTGTACGCGACTGGGTTCTCCGGGCACGGGTTCCTGCAGGCACCGGCTGTGGGCGAGGTGGTGCGGGACCTGTACCTGAGCAGGTCGCCCGTGGTGGACGTGACGGCGCTGTCCGTCGAGCGGTTCGGCCGAGCCGAGGAGCGCCCCGAGCACAACGTGGTGTGA
- a CDS encoding thiamine pyrophosphate-binding protein, whose protein sequence is MSSVTTAAAVLDVLAQAGVTTAFGLPGVHNLALWQAQDDGRPRIVGVRHEQTTGYAADGLARATGGLGVALTTTGPGAANAVAAFGEAAASQSPLLLIASDVPQRLRRPGVVRGLLHESRDQAALFEPLAKAVYRPTTPIAAVEAVARATALAMTAPRGPVYVGIPSDVLCEPIPDGWTPPAPHPAAPTAPDPADVDAALQLLNAADSVVVWAGGGAVSSGAAEAVTELAWRLGAPVVTTFGARGLLPAGHALLVDAPPHEPDVAALIGSADLLVVVGSDLDGMDTRNWSTPFPTRTIAINVDPADAVKNHPADVVIAADARLACDALAVRLPQRTPWADAVFLMGPTIRQRVAEDPRTADAAALLESVESGWPAAGNVVCDMAVAGYWVGGYAAMSRPRRLQYPVGWGTLGYALPAAVGAAHAGAPVLAICGDGGLAMALGELATLVQERLPVTVLLVDDGGYGMLRFDQRAAARQQGVDLVGPDWAALGAAFGLSVVTVGSPGEPLRAALAEAAAAGGPRLVVLPAALYPPRTTSPRWGDT, encoded by the coding sequence ATGAGCTCCGTCACGACGGCCGCCGCCGTGCTCGACGTCCTCGCCCAGGCCGGCGTCACCACCGCGTTCGGGCTGCCCGGCGTGCACAACCTGGCCCTGTGGCAGGCCCAGGACGACGGCCGCCCGCGCATCGTCGGCGTCCGGCACGAGCAGACCACCGGCTACGCCGCGGACGGGCTGGCCAGGGCCACCGGCGGGCTCGGCGTCGCGCTCACCACCACCGGACCGGGCGCCGCCAACGCGGTGGCCGCCTTCGGTGAGGCCGCGGCCTCCCAGTCCCCGCTGCTGCTCATCGCCTCCGACGTGCCGCAGCGGCTGCGCCGGCCCGGCGTCGTCCGCGGGCTGCTGCACGAGAGCCGCGACCAGGCCGCGCTGTTCGAGCCGCTGGCCAAGGCCGTCTACCGGCCGACCACCCCCATCGCCGCGGTCGAGGCGGTGGCCCGCGCCACCGCCCTCGCCATGACCGCCCCACGCGGCCCGGTCTACGTCGGGATCCCCAGCGACGTGCTCTGCGAGCCGATCCCGGACGGCTGGACGCCGCCCGCGCCGCACCCGGCGGCCCCGACCGCCCCCGACCCGGCCGACGTCGACGCCGCCCTGCAGCTGCTCAACGCCGCCGACAGCGTCGTCGTGTGGGCTGGCGGCGGCGCGGTGTCCAGCGGCGCCGCCGAGGCGGTCACCGAGCTGGCCTGGCGGCTCGGCGCCCCGGTGGTCACCACCTTCGGCGCCCGCGGCCTGCTGCCCGCGGGGCACGCGCTGCTCGTCGACGCCCCGCCGCACGAGCCGGATGTCGCCGCGCTGATCGGCTCGGCCGACCTGCTCGTCGTGGTCGGCAGCGACCTCGACGGCATGGACACCCGCAACTGGTCCACCCCGTTCCCGACCCGCACCATCGCGATCAACGTCGACCCCGCGGACGCCGTCAAGAACCATCCGGCGGACGTCGTCATCGCCGCGGACGCCCGGCTGGCCTGCGACGCGCTCGCGGTCCGGCTGCCGCAGCGCACCCCCTGGGCGGACGCCGTCTTCCTCATGGGCCCGACCATCCGCCAGCGGGTCGCCGAGGACCCGCGTACCGCGGACGCCGCCGCGCTGCTCGAGTCGGTCGAAAGTGGCTGGCCGGCCGCAGGCAACGTGGTCTGCGACATGGCCGTGGCCGGCTACTGGGTCGGCGGGTACGCCGCGATGTCCCGGCCCCGCCGGTTGCAGTACCCGGTCGGCTGGGGCACCCTCGGCTACGCCCTGCCCGCCGCGGTCGGCGCCGCGCACGCCGGCGCGCCGGTGCTCGCGATCTGCGGGGACGGCGGCCTGGCGATGGCTCTCGGCGAGCTCGCCACCCTGGTCCAGGAGCGGCTGCCGGTCACCGTCCTCCTCGTGGACGACGGCGGCTACGGGATGCTCCGGTTCGACCAGCGCGCCGCCGCCCGGCAGCAGGGCGTGGACCTGGTCGGCCCGGACTGGGCGGCGCTCGGAGCCGCGTTCGGCCTGTCGGTGGTCACGGTGGGCTCGCCGGGCGAGCCGCTGCGCGCGGCGCTGGCCGAGGCGGCCGCGGCCGGCGGGCCACGGCTGGTCGTGCTGCCTGCCGCGCTGTACCCCCCGCGGACGACGTCCCCGCGCTGGGGCGACACCTGA
- a CDS encoding ABC transporter ATP-binding protein, whose protein sequence is MTEVIHTRGLTKFYGHQRGIEDLDLQVEPGEVFGFLGPNGAGKTTTIRLLLGLIRPTRGGAEVLGLDLRRQGVEIRTRVGYLPGDLALYDRMRGHDLLEFLGRMRGDVPASAYRSLAERFELDLQPRVRELSKGNRQKLGVVQAFMHSPDLLILDEPTSGLDPLVQLEFQRLVRQTVVRGSSVFLSSHVLTEVEQMADRAAIVDHGRLLVVDSVDALRTRAARRVELDFVVAPPADLATAPGVQSVEVRGPTAVCTVRGPITGLLKMAVDHGVIDVHTHDPDLEDAFLGFVSGGNDVH, encoded by the coding sequence ATGACTGAGGTGATCCACACCCGGGGCCTGACCAAGTTCTACGGTCACCAACGCGGGATCGAGGACCTCGACCTGCAGGTCGAGCCGGGCGAGGTGTTCGGCTTCCTCGGCCCGAACGGTGCCGGCAAGACGACGACCATTCGGCTGCTGCTCGGGCTGATCCGGCCGACCCGAGGCGGTGCCGAGGTGCTCGGGCTGGACCTGCGCCGGCAGGGCGTCGAGATCCGCACGCGAGTCGGGTACCTGCCCGGCGACCTGGCGCTGTACGACCGGATGCGCGGCCACGACCTGCTGGAGTTCCTCGGCCGGATGCGCGGCGACGTCCCGGCGTCGGCGTACCGGTCCCTGGCCGAGCGGTTCGAGCTGGACCTGCAGCCGCGTGTGCGGGAGCTGTCCAAGGGCAACCGGCAGAAGCTGGGCGTCGTCCAGGCGTTCATGCACTCCCCCGACCTGCTGATCCTGGACGAGCCGACCAGCGGGCTGGACCCGTTGGTGCAGCTGGAGTTCCAGCGGCTGGTCCGCCAGACAGTGGTGCGCGGCTCGAGCGTGTTCCTGTCCTCCCACGTGCTCACCGAGGTCGAGCAGATGGCCGACCGGGCGGCCATCGTCGACCACGGTCGGCTGCTCGTGGTCGACAGCGTGGACGCGCTGCGAACCCGCGCCGCCCGCCGGGTCGAGCTGGACTTCGTGGTCGCCCCGCCGGCCGACCTCGCGACGGCGCCGGGGGTGCAGTCGGTCGAGGTCCGCGGCCCGACGGCGGTGTGCACGGTGCGCGGGCCGATCACCGGCCTGCTGAAGATGGCGGTGGACCACGGTGTCATCGACGTCCACACCCACGACCCGGATCTCGAGGACGCCTTCCTCGGCTTCGTCTCGGGAGGCAACGATGTCCACTAG
- a CDS encoding MFS transporter, with product MTDTLPAVSGAPASGAEAPTATRHWAPFLALETATLLSAVGNGITLVALPWLVLDVTGRATAAGLVSGVAAVPLLLAALFSGTVVDRLGRRPTAIASDLLSGLAVAAIPVVAVVGRLSLGWLLLLAALAALFPPSGATARAAVLPEAGRAARLPLERANAVHEAVFGVAFLVAPAVGGVLIALIGAQATLWVPAVGYATAALAMLLLRVEGAGRGQHAHDHEPAGWWTETREGLRFVWRDPALRAVAIVYTAVIGVWLPIEGVVLPVLFRDQGEPARLGLVLMGMSGGAVVGALLYGWRGHRVPRRTAVLIALVGTSLPVLGMALQPPISAMVGLAFASGVLYGPVNPIANVVMMERSPNRLRGRVVGVLTSLAYAAGPVGLLATGPLVDRLGVETTFVLLAVALLAVCVAAFTLDGLRHL from the coding sequence GTGACCGACACCCTGCCGGCCGTGTCCGGCGCCCCCGCGTCCGGCGCCGAAGCGCCGACCGCCACCCGGCACTGGGCGCCGTTCCTGGCGCTGGAGACGGCGACCTTGCTCTCGGCCGTGGGCAACGGGATCACGCTGGTCGCGCTGCCCTGGCTGGTCCTCGACGTGACCGGCCGGGCCACCGCCGCCGGCCTGGTCAGTGGGGTGGCCGCCGTCCCGCTGCTGCTGGCCGCGCTGTTCTCCGGCACCGTGGTCGACCGGCTCGGCCGCCGCCCCACGGCCATCGCGTCCGACCTGCTCTCCGGGCTCGCCGTCGCCGCGATCCCGGTCGTCGCGGTGGTCGGCCGGCTGAGCCTGGGCTGGCTGCTGCTGCTCGCGGCGCTGGCCGCGCTGTTCCCGCCGTCCGGGGCGACCGCGCGGGCCGCCGTCCTCCCGGAGGCCGGCCGCGCGGCCCGGCTGCCGCTGGAGCGGGCCAACGCCGTCCACGAGGCGGTGTTCGGGGTGGCTTTCCTGGTCGCCCCGGCCGTCGGCGGTGTGCTCATCGCGCTCATCGGCGCGCAGGCCACGCTGTGGGTCCCGGCGGTCGGGTACGCCACCGCCGCGCTGGCCATGCTGCTGCTGCGGGTCGAGGGCGCGGGCCGCGGCCAGCACGCCCACGACCACGAGCCGGCCGGCTGGTGGACCGAGACCCGGGAGGGGCTGCGGTTCGTCTGGCGCGACCCGGCGCTGCGGGCCGTCGCCATCGTGTACACCGCGGTCATCGGGGTGTGGCTGCCGATCGAGGGCGTCGTGCTGCCGGTGCTGTTCCGGGACCAGGGGGAGCCCGCGCGGCTCGGCCTGGTGCTCATGGGGATGAGCGGCGGCGCGGTCGTGGGCGCCCTGCTGTACGGCTGGCGGGGGCACCGGGTGCCGCGCCGCACCGCCGTCCTCATCGCGCTGGTCGGCACCTCCCTGCCGGTGCTTGGCATGGCGCTGCAGCCACCGATCAGCGCGATGGTGGGGCTCGCCTTCGCCAGCGGCGTGCTCTACGGGCCGGTCAACCCGATCGCCAACGTCGTCATGATGGAGCGGTCGCCGAACCGGCTGCGCGGCCGGGTCGTGGGGGTGCTCACCTCGCTGGCGTACGCGGCCGGCCCGGTCGGGCTGCTGGCCACCGGTCCGCTGGTGGACCGCCTCGGCGTCGAGACGACCTTCGTGCTGCTGGCCGTCGCGCTGCTCGCCGTGTGCGTCGCCGCGTTCACACTCGATGGCCTGCGCCACCTCTGA